Proteins found in one Bacillus subtilis subsp. subtilis str. 168 genomic segment:
- the rsgI gene encoding sigmaI modulating factor (Evidence 1a: Function from experimental evidences in the studied strain; PubMedId: 17185538, 23199363, 28333276; Product type f: factor) — MRRGIIVEKNKKFVTLLTPDGQFLKAKNDRHSYEIGEEIMLPSETRMGRRASFFDFFKLRPFKMGIFTMTAIMLFIFIVLPVFSNNKAYAYMTIDINPSVEMALNSDYEVIELTPLNDEGQKVVNDIDDWEKTDFKKVIDDIITDCSEHGYVKKSKEILISTVYENTEDNTYKKAVKKQLNDVTEKYKTTYRMESLESDMQTREKAKKEGVSTGSYIKSNEKNDNKDIKDDSSKPSGEEDQKSDENEDENTDQTDTQDSKQGDNEQLNDADSGDQKEEKADDQIDDSDKDKKIKESDENTNTEKDGDHEQTPIQDPQDKGNENNGADKGQSQYHRDWNNGEQGKNRSSSRRDNASDRRNPNGYSSDNHSAKNEDSPSAPGE; from the coding sequence ATGAGAAGAGGGATTATAGTAGAGAAAAATAAAAAATTCGTCACGTTGCTGACCCCTGACGGACAATTTTTAAAAGCCAAAAATGATCGACACAGCTATGAAATCGGAGAAGAAATCATGCTTCCGAGTGAAACACGCATGGGCAGAAGGGCCAGCTTTTTTGATTTTTTTAAACTGCGCCCTTTCAAAATGGGGATTTTTACGATGACTGCTATTATGCTCTTTATTTTTATAGTTCTCCCCGTTTTTTCTAATAATAAGGCCTATGCGTATATGACAATCGATATCAATCCAAGCGTCGAAATGGCGTTAAACAGCGATTATGAAGTGATTGAACTGACGCCTCTAAACGATGAGGGACAGAAAGTCGTGAATGATATAGATGATTGGGAGAAGACTGATTTTAAAAAGGTGATTGACGATATTATAACCGACTGCAGTGAACACGGGTATGTAAAAAAATCGAAAGAAATATTGATTTCCACTGTTTATGAAAACACAGAAGACAATACATATAAAAAGGCTGTGAAAAAACAGCTGAATGATGTGACTGAAAAATATAAAACGACATACCGCATGGAATCTCTCGAGTCAGATATGCAAACGAGGGAAAAAGCGAAGAAAGAAGGCGTCTCAACAGGCAGCTACATCAAATCAAATGAAAAGAATGACAATAAAGATATAAAAGATGACTCCAGCAAACCATCCGGGGAAGAGGATCAAAAGAGTGATGAAAATGAGGATGAAAACACCGATCAAACTGACACCCAGGACAGCAAGCAAGGAGATAATGAACAGCTGAATGATGCGGATTCCGGAGACCAGAAAGAAGAGAAAGCGGATGACCAGATTGATGATAGTGACAAAGATAAAAAAATAAAGGAATCAGATGAAAACACAAATACCGAAAAAGATGGGGACCATGAGCAAACCCCAATACAAGATCCTCAAGATAAAGGAAATGAAAATAACGGCGCTGACAAGGGCCAAAGCCAATATCACAGGGACTGGAACAATGGTGAACAAGGCAAGAACCGTTCTTCGTCCAGAAGGGATAACGCTTCAGACCGACGTAATCCAAACGGCTACAGCAGTGATAATCATTCAGCTAAAAATGAAGATTCGCCGAGTGCCCCCGGCGAATAA
- the sspD gene encoding small acid-soluble spore protein (alpha/beta-type SASP) (Evidence 1a: Function from experimental evidences in the studied strain; PubMedId: 3009397, 3112127, 3121585, 9852018; Product type f: factor) → MASRNKLVVPGVEQALDQFKLEVAQEFGVNLGSDTVARANGSVGGEMTKRLVQQAQSQLNGTTK, encoded by the coding sequence ATGGCGAGCAGAAATAAACTCGTTGTTCCAGGGGTGGAGCAGGCACTAGACCAATTTAAACTCGAAGTGGCTCAAGAATTCGGTGTGAACCTTGGTTCTGATACAGTCGCACGCGCTAACGGCTCTGTAGGCGGAGAAATGACAAAGCGGCTGGTACAGCAAGCACAATCACAATTAAATGGCACAACTAAATAA
- the htpK gene encoding regulator of quality control (Evidence 1a: Function from experimental evidences in the studied strain; PubMedId: 22447908, 23042994; Product type r: regulator), translated as MNIFKLSRTDMVRLLYSLKGQGEHSPLDILVQSANMSAEKAANHLEIPEFLTRYERKKQKKEYGLSTNEIVELGNLCELTSLKSTAIQNWVKRDIKDLIGHPELGKKYSIEQAVILLIVRDLKSIYDFEHIRAILKVAFNTISDRSDDVISPIAYYESCAYVLDAIHHQDTPSMKESNLQEIAEQETERLRHRFEELNDSQWLKIRQIIAITVLSILTFHIQATAHKMTADIL; from the coding sequence ATGAACATTTTTAAACTCTCTCGAACCGATATGGTGCGGCTGCTCTATTCCCTAAAAGGACAAGGAGAACATAGCCCGCTCGACATTCTCGTCCAATCAGCGAACATGTCAGCAGAAAAAGCAGCCAATCATCTAGAAATTCCTGAATTTCTTACAAGATACGAACGAAAAAAACAGAAAAAAGAATACGGTCTGTCTACAAATGAAATCGTAGAGCTTGGCAACTTATGCGAGCTGACTTCGTTAAAGTCAACCGCGATTCAAAACTGGGTAAAGCGTGATATCAAAGATCTGATCGGACACCCTGAGCTGGGCAAAAAATACTCAATTGAACAGGCAGTTATTCTTTTAATTGTACGTGATTTAAAATCCATTTATGACTTTGAACACATACGGGCTATTTTAAAAGTGGCCTTTAACACAATCTCAGACAGATCTGATGATGTCATCAGCCCGATTGCTTATTATGAAAGCTGCGCATATGTGCTTGATGCCATCCATCACCAAGATACTCCTTCTATGAAAGAATCAAATCTGCAGGAGATCGCCGAACAGGAGACAGAGCGTCTCCGTCACCGTTTTGAAGAACTGAATGACAGCCAATGGCTTAAAATCAGACAGATTATCGCCATTACAGTCCTCTCCATTTTGACATTCCATATTCAGGCAACCGCACATAAAATGACAGCAGACATTCTATAG
- the htpX gene encoding membrane protease (Evidence 2a: Function from experimental evidences in other organisms; PubMedId: 11860552, 12081643, 16076848, 16573693, 22447908, 22720735; Product type e : enzyme) yields MAKRIFLFILTNILVLTTIGIVLSVLSSVTGVGTYFTADGGIDPMALLVFSLVVGFVGSFTSLAISRWMAKTMMGVRVLNPKKHSLSYEEQQLVDRVHRLSRSAGLTKMPEVGIYRSPEVNAFATGPSKRRSLVAVSSGLLEQMDDAAVEGVLAHEVAHITNGDMVTMTLLQGIVNTFVVFLSRIAAWIASRFVKEDLAPIVHFIAMIIFQIVFSILGSLVVFAYSRHREFHADRGGADLAGKDKMIHALRTLKSYSSRILEDDQTAVQTLKINGKKRSSLFSTHPDLDERIRRLEAK; encoded by the coding sequence ATGGCGAAAAGAATTTTTCTGTTTATTCTAACGAATATTTTGGTGCTTACAACAATCGGGATCGTTTTGTCTGTTTTAAGCTCTGTTACAGGAGTCGGGACGTACTTTACAGCTGATGGCGGTATCGATCCAATGGCGCTTCTTGTGTTCAGTTTAGTCGTTGGATTTGTCGGTTCCTTTACGTCTCTTGCGATATCCAGATGGATGGCAAAGACGATGATGGGCGTCAGAGTGCTGAATCCGAAAAAACACTCGCTCAGCTATGAGGAACAGCAATTGGTTGATCGTGTTCACAGATTAAGCCGCTCTGCCGGTTTAACGAAAATGCCGGAAGTCGGGATTTACCGTTCACCTGAAGTAAACGCGTTTGCGACTGGACCGTCAAAACGCCGTTCACTTGTCGCAGTATCGTCAGGGCTGCTGGAGCAGATGGATGACGCAGCAGTTGAAGGTGTGCTTGCCCACGAGGTCGCGCATATCACAAATGGTGATATGGTAACAATGACGCTTTTACAAGGTATCGTTAATACCTTTGTCGTCTTTTTATCGCGTATCGCCGCTTGGATAGCAAGCCGTTTTGTCAAAGAAGATCTAGCGCCGATCGTTCATTTTATTGCAATGATTATTTTTCAGATTGTCTTTTCGATACTTGGCAGCCTGGTTGTGTTTGCGTATTCACGCCATCGTGAATTCCATGCTGACAGGGGAGGAGCGGATCTTGCCGGCAAGGACAAGATGATTCATGCGCTGCGGACGCTTAAAAGCTATTCTTCCCGGATTTTGGAAGACGATCAGACAGCTGTCCAAACGTTAAAGATTAATGGCAAGAAGCGCTCTTCACTTTTCTCTACTCATCCTGATTTAGATGAGCGAATCAGACGGCTGGAAGCTAAATAA
- the sigI gene encoding RNA polymerase sigma factor (heat stress responsive) (Evidence 1a: Function from experimental evidences in the studied strain; PubMedId: 11157964, 12682299, 17185538, 18156261, 21541672, 24125693, 28333276; Product type f: factor), whose product MKPVLSLLFKLGKKKQTLEKAVESIQKGNKDLQNELIQQYKPFIAKTVSSVCKRYIDEKDDEFSIGLIAFNEAIEKYSPEKGNSLLAFAELIIKRKVIDYIRKEARSAQNINIDLQEGDDQESSQSLIEAELSIDEYRRQIEQEQRREEILYFQKQLKDYGLSFKELLENSPKHTDARQNAIKVAMTLVEHEELAAILYTKKQLPVKQLEQLVSVSRKTIERNRKYIIAMCIIITGDYIYLKDYLKGVLHS is encoded by the coding sequence GTGAAACCAGTGCTTAGCCTTTTGTTTAAATTGGGAAAAAAGAAGCAAACACTTGAAAAAGCTGTTGAGAGTATACAAAAAGGCAATAAAGATCTGCAAAATGAATTAATACAGCAATATAAGCCATTTATCGCAAAGACGGTTTCATCCGTTTGTAAACGATATATAGATGAAAAAGACGATGAGTTCAGTATTGGACTGATCGCGTTTAATGAAGCTATAGAAAAATATTCACCTGAAAAAGGAAATTCTCTGCTCGCATTTGCTGAGCTTATTATAAAAAGAAAAGTCATTGATTACATTAGAAAAGAAGCCAGAAGCGCACAAAATATAAATATCGATTTACAGGAAGGAGACGATCAGGAGTCATCACAAAGCCTGATTGAAGCCGAGCTTTCCATTGATGAATACCGCCGTCAGATTGAACAGGAGCAGAGGCGGGAGGAAATCCTCTATTTTCAAAAGCAGCTCAAGGATTATGGTTTATCGTTTAAAGAACTGCTTGAAAATTCTCCAAAACACACGGATGCAAGGCAAAACGCCATAAAGGTGGCAATGACGCTTGTTGAACATGAAGAATTGGCCGCTATCCTGTATACAAAGAAGCAGCTTCCGGTCAAACAGCTTGAACAGCTTGTCTCTGTAAGCCGAAAAACGATTGAGAGAAACAGAAAATATATTATTGCGATGTGTATTATCATTACGGGTGATTATATTTATTTAAAAGATTATCTTAAAGGGGTGCTGCACTCATGA